One Microbispora sp. ZYX-F-249 DNA segment encodes these proteins:
- a CDS encoding DUF6542 domain-containing protein codes for MTGTGRAGLRLTARGAIVMLFVITLVGMPFLPGPVFVAGCLAAALLVRPRDLLPLVVTPPLVFFAAALLVELVRALGSGSMLKTFGLGMFTTLSSGAPWLFLGSALALGVAWFRGLPANFRDLRGAPAPTGAPASRSRRGRGFDPEPEGYFEPRVYGRAADE; via the coding sequence ATGACAGGCACCGGTCGAGCGGGGCTGCGGCTGACCGCTCGGGGGGCGATCGTCATGCTCTTCGTGATCACTCTGGTGGGCATGCCGTTCCTGCCCGGACCCGTGTTCGTGGCCGGTTGCCTCGCTGCGGCCCTGCTGGTGCGCCCCCGCGACCTGCTGCCGCTGGTGGTGACGCCTCCGCTGGTCTTCTTCGCCGCGGCCCTGCTGGTGGAACTCGTACGGGCGCTCGGGTCCGGTTCGATGCTCAAGACGTTCGGGCTCGGCATGTTCACCACGCTGTCGTCCGGCGCGCCGTGGCTGTTCCTCGGGTCCGCGCTGGCCCTGGGGGTCGCGTGGTTCCGCGGCCTGCCCGCCAACTTCAGGGACCTGCGCGGCGCGCCGGCGCCCACCGGGGCGCCGGCCTCCCGCTCCCGCCGTGGCCGCGGGTTCGACCCCGAGCCCGAGGGCTACTTCGAGCCCCGCGTGTACGGCAGGGCCGCCGACGAGTGA
- a CDS encoding DNA recombination protein RmuC: protein MPEIIQTVDVVALVLGLAVGLVIGLALAAARTAGRAAQEAARVAEAEARTRAAEDKVAYMENQLTERFQAISAHALDVANLRFLELAENRLNTTRAEAAGDLDQRRQAVENLVAPLRETLAKVESQLRESESGARAARAELSKQMEFVRQSSERLKAQTDALVRALQRPEARGRWGELQLRRVAEIAGMARFCDFDEQVSAVTRDGVVRPDMVVRLSGGKNVIVDAKVSLAAYLDAAEAADPDFASARLDAHARHLREHVDRLAAKSYWQAFSPSPEFVVLFIPGEAFLAPALERDPGLLEHAMRRRVHIATPTTLVTMLRTAQYAWQQTAVSENAKAVFDLGKELYDRLGGLGRHVDSLGKALTRAVTAYNQTVGSLESRVLVSARRMNDLGLVDYSLDAPAAVEEVPRPVAIPELEGEERVSPPPPHPQNGKLTRDLS, encoded by the coding sequence ATGCCTGAAATCATCCAGACCGTGGATGTCGTGGCACTCGTACTGGGACTCGCCGTGGGGCTCGTGATCGGCCTCGCGCTGGCCGCGGCACGGACCGCGGGCCGCGCCGCCCAGGAGGCCGCCAGGGTGGCCGAGGCCGAGGCGAGGACGCGGGCGGCCGAGGACAAGGTGGCCTACATGGAGAACCAGCTCACCGAGCGGTTCCAGGCCATCTCCGCGCATGCCCTCGACGTGGCCAACCTGCGCTTCCTCGAACTCGCGGAGAACCGGCTCAACACCACGAGGGCCGAGGCCGCGGGCGATCTCGACCAGCGCAGGCAGGCGGTCGAGAACCTGGTCGCGCCGCTGCGGGAAACCCTCGCCAAGGTGGAGAGCCAGCTCAGGGAGAGCGAGTCGGGCGCCCGCGCCGCCCGCGCCGAGCTGAGCAAGCAGATGGAGTTCGTACGGCAGAGCTCCGAGCGGCTCAAGGCGCAGACGGACGCGCTGGTGCGGGCGCTGCAGCGGCCGGAGGCGCGGGGACGCTGGGGCGAGCTGCAACTGCGCCGGGTGGCGGAGATCGCGGGGATGGCCCGCTTCTGCGACTTCGACGAGCAGGTGAGCGCCGTCACCCGCGACGGCGTGGTCCGGCCCGACATGGTCGTACGGCTCAGCGGCGGCAAGAACGTGATCGTGGACGCCAAGGTGTCGCTCGCGGCCTACCTGGACGCGGCCGAGGCCGCCGATCCCGACTTCGCCTCCGCGCGGCTGGACGCCCACGCGCGGCACCTGCGCGAGCACGTGGACCGGTTAGCCGCCAAGTCCTACTGGCAGGCGTTCAGCCCGTCGCCCGAGTTCGTGGTCCTGTTCATCCCCGGCGAGGCGTTCCTCGCGCCCGCCCTGGAGCGCGATCCGGGGCTGCTGGAGCACGCCATGCGCAGGCGCGTCCACATCGCCACTCCCACGACGCTCGTGACGATGCTCCGCACCGCGCAGTACGCCTGGCAGCAGACCGCCGTCAGCGAGAACGCCAAGGCCGTCTTCGATCTCGGCAAGGAACTGTACGACCGGCTCGGCGGCCTCGGACGGCACGTGGACAGCCTGGGCAAGGCGCTCACCAGAGCGGTCACCGCGTACAACCAGACGGTCGGCTCGCTGGAGAGCCGGGTCCTGGTCAGCGCGCGGAGGATGAACGACCTCGGCCTGGTGGACTACTCGCTCGACGCCCCCGCGGCGGTGGAGGAGGTCCCCCGTCCGGTCGCCATCCCGGAACTCGAAGGTGAAGAGCGGGTAAGCCCCCCACCCCCGCATCCTCAGAACGGTAAATTGACGCGAGACTTGTCGTAA
- a CDS encoding FAD-dependent oxidoreductase — protein MPSFAAGRIALLGDAAHAMSPDLGQGVSQAFEDAAALCHHLGHRLGGAEPADVAERLLRYDAERRLRATRMMRAAFRQSRLTSRTGIAAWLRDTSLRAVPSRLATRRLAALWNA, from the coding sequence CTGCCGTCGTTCGCGGCCGGCAGGATCGCGCTCCTCGGCGACGCCGCGCACGCCATGTCGCCCGACCTCGGGCAGGGCGTCAGCCAGGCATTCGAAGACGCGGCGGCGCTGTGTCATCACCTGGGTCACCGCCTGGGCGGCGCCGAGCCGGCGGACGTCGCCGAGCGGCTCCTGCGCTACGACGCCGAGCGCAGGCTCCGTGCCACCCGCATGATGCGGGCGGCGTTCCGGCAGTCACGGCTGACCTCCCGGACCGGCATCGCCGCGTGGCTGCGTGACACGTCGCTGCGCGCGGTGCCGTCCCGGCTGGCCACCCGGCGGCTCGCCGCCCTCTGGAACGCCTGA
- a CDS encoding TetR/AcrR family transcriptional regulator, which translates to MSSDTERPVTMRTSERGAATRGALLEAAKETFITSGFAEAGVTDVVARAGASVGSLYHHFSGKADLYLTLFDEFQKRQAQRTRQAVQEARAAGETDPMPQFLAAARAYLEGCLAERDLAALFLRGDAPPGFEVIMRDRLRQWARRTAALFEHEDALVVVVTGALAAVVQEVTLSDDPEAARRMAEDALRIIGEIRHP; encoded by the coding sequence ATGAGCAGCGACACCGAACGACCAGTGACGATGCGCACGTCGGAGCGGGGCGCGGCGACCAGGGGAGCCCTCCTGGAGGCCGCGAAGGAGACGTTCATCACGAGCGGCTTCGCCGAGGCGGGCGTCACCGACGTCGTGGCCCGGGCCGGCGCCAGCGTCGGCAGCCTTTACCACCACTTCTCCGGCAAGGCCGATCTCTATCTGACGCTGTTCGACGAGTTCCAGAAGCGGCAGGCCCAGCGCACCCGGCAGGCCGTGCAGGAGGCCCGGGCGGCCGGGGAGACCGACCCGATGCCCCAGTTCCTCGCCGCGGCGCGGGCCTACCTGGAGGGCTGCCTCGCCGAGCGCGACCTCGCCGCGCTCTTCCTGCGCGGCGACGCCCCGCCCGGGTTCGAGGTGATCATGCGCGACCGGCTCCGGCAGTGGGCCAGGCGCACCGCGGCGCTGTTCGAGCACGAGGACGCGCTGGTCGTCGTCGTCACCGGCGCCCTGGCGGCCGTCGTGCAGGAGGTGACGCTGTCCGACGACCCGGAGGCGGCCCGCAGGATGGCCGAGGACGCTCTTCGCATCATCGGCGAAATTCGGCATCCGTGA
- a CDS encoding RidA family protein: MTERRAILGGSTFEEQIGYARAVVDGDRVHVSGTTGFDYATMTISDDVVEQAEQCLRNIEAALSEAGCTFADVVRVRYLLPDRADFEPCWPVLRRRFGEVRPAATMLACGLADPRMKIEIEVDARRRGV, translated from the coding sequence ATGACAGAGCGACGCGCGATCCTCGGCGGTTCGACGTTCGAGGAGCAGATCGGCTACGCCCGGGCCGTGGTGGACGGCGACAGGGTGCACGTGTCCGGAACGACCGGTTTCGACTACGCCACGATGACGATCTCCGATGACGTGGTGGAGCAGGCCGAGCAGTGCCTGCGCAACATCGAGGCGGCGCTGTCCGAGGCGGGGTGCACCTTCGCCGACGTCGTGCGGGTGCGTTACCTGCTGCCCGACCGGGCTGACTTCGAGCCGTGCTGGCCGGTCCTGCGCCGCCGGTTCGGGGAGGTACGGCCGGCCGCCACGATGCTGGCGTGCGGCCTGGCCGACCCCCGCATGAAGATCGAGATCGAGGTGGACGCGCGGCGGCGCGGCGTCTGA
- the xseA gene encoding exodeoxyribonuclease VII large subunit yields MSAKTSPEAPLPIRSVLQMVAQWIGKLGTVWVEGQITELTARGGTVFLTLRDPVANVSARITCSRAVYEASVPRPVDGARVVMNVKPDFWVNRGSFAFTALEIRPVGIGELLARLERLRQVLAGEGLFNVDRKRRLPFLPGTVGLVCGRDSAAERDVLENSRRRWPAVRFKVEQVAVQGQYAVGEVTEALRKLDADPEVDVIIIARGGGSLEDLLPFSDESLVRAVAACRTPVVSAIGHEQDSPLLDLVADVRASTPTDAAKKVVPDVGEQLTLIHQLRDRGRRVLRGWVDREMSWLESVRSRPSLADPVRELDRRAEQVDALRERSRRCLSASLDRSADSLEHLRARLVALSPAATLERGYAIAQRPSGEVVRLAGDVKPGDELTVRFSDDRVTVTAQDA; encoded by the coding sequence TTGAGCGCGAAGACGTCCCCGGAGGCGCCCCTGCCGATCAGGTCGGTGCTGCAGATGGTCGCCCAGTGGATCGGCAAGCTGGGCACCGTCTGGGTCGAGGGGCAGATCACCGAGCTGACGGCCCGGGGCGGCACCGTCTTCCTGACGCTGCGCGACCCCGTGGCCAACGTCTCGGCGCGGATCACCTGTTCGCGGGCCGTCTACGAGGCGAGTGTGCCCCGCCCCGTGGACGGCGCGCGCGTCGTGATGAACGTCAAGCCGGACTTCTGGGTCAACAGGGGCTCGTTCGCGTTCACGGCCCTGGAGATCCGCCCGGTCGGCATCGGCGAGCTGCTGGCCCGGCTCGAACGGCTCCGTCAGGTGCTCGCGGGCGAGGGCCTGTTCAACGTCGACAGGAAGAGACGGCTGCCGTTCCTGCCGGGCACCGTCGGCCTCGTCTGCGGGCGGGACTCGGCGGCCGAGCGCGACGTGCTGGAGAACTCCCGCCGCCGCTGGCCCGCCGTCCGCTTCAAGGTGGAGCAGGTCGCCGTCCAGGGGCAGTACGCCGTGGGCGAGGTGACCGAGGCCCTGCGGAAGCTCGACGCCGACCCCGAGGTCGACGTGATCATCATCGCCAGGGGCGGCGGCTCGCTGGAAGACCTGCTGCCGTTCTCCGACGAGTCGCTGGTGCGGGCCGTCGCGGCCTGCCGGACGCCCGTGGTGAGCGCGATCGGCCACGAACAGGACAGCCCGCTGCTCGACCTCGTGGCCGACGTGCGCGCGTCGACCCCGACGGACGCGGCCAAGAAGGTGGTTCCCGACGTGGGCGAGCAGCTCACGCTGATCCACCAGCTCAGGGACCGGGGCCGCCGGGTGCTGCGCGGCTGGGTCGACCGCGAGATGTCGTGGCTCGAGTCCGTCCGTTCCCGGCCGTCGCTCGCCGACCCCGTCCGGGAGCTCGACCGGCGGGCCGAGCAGGTCGACGCGTTGCGCGAGCGGTCCAGGCGCTGTCTTTCGGCGTCCCTGGACCGCTCGGCCGACTCGCTGGAACATCTCAGGGCCAGGCTCGTGGCCCTCTCCCCCGCCGCAACGCTGGAGCGCGGTTACGCCATCGCGCAGCGCCCTTCCGGAGAGGTCGTCCGCCTGGCCGGGGACGTCAAGCCGGGCGACGAGCTCACGGTCCGCTTCTCCGACGACCGCGTGACGGTGACCGCCCAGGACGCGTGA
- a CDS encoding LysR family transcriptional regulator: MERPELPLAQVHAFVVLAEELHFGHAAARLGIAQPPLSQQIRRLEDKVGHALFTREPGRVALTAAGRELLPAARRALADLADGLSAARAAGSGRTGRLRIGFAASTALTILPGLLRAFRRRYPGVRLDVHEMTTAPQITALRDRTIDVGLLREPPTDEPDLCFRTVLTEPFVAVLPSAHPLAARRSVRLAQLTDSPFVLLPRAAGPGLHDQIVGLCAAAGFTPRVAQRAVEWQTVCALVEAGLGVSLAPASIRRIRLKGVAFRGVEPGARTRVAVGWREDDRSPLVANLLAVVSQAPESAR, from the coding sequence ATGGAGCGCCCCGAACTCCCCTTGGCGCAGGTGCACGCCTTCGTCGTGCTCGCCGAGGAACTGCACTTCGGCCACGCGGCCGCCCGCCTGGGCATCGCCCAGCCACCGCTCAGCCAGCAGATCCGGCGTCTGGAGGACAAGGTCGGCCACGCGCTGTTCACCAGGGAACCGGGACGTGTCGCCCTGACCGCGGCGGGCCGCGAGCTGCTGCCCGCCGCCCGGCGCGCCCTCGCCGATCTCGCCGACGGGCTGTCCGCCGCCAGGGCCGCCGGCAGCGGCCGGACCGGCCGCCTGCGGATCGGCTTCGCCGCCTCCACCGCCCTGACCATCCTGCCCGGACTGCTGCGCGCGTTCCGGCGGCGTTACCCCGGCGTCCGCCTGGACGTCCACGAAATGACCACCGCGCCGCAGATCACCGCACTGCGCGACAGGACCATCGATGTCGGCCTGCTGCGCGAGCCCCCCACGGACGAGCCCGACCTGTGCTTCCGGACGGTGCTCACCGAGCCCTTCGTGGCCGTGCTGCCGTCCGCGCACCCGCTGGCCGCCCGGCGGTCCGTACGGCTCGCGCAGCTGACGGACTCGCCCTTCGTGCTGCTGCCCCGCGCGGCCGGGCCGGGACTTCACGACCAGATCGTCGGCCTGTGCGCGGCGGCGGGCTTCACACCCCGAGTCGCGCAGCGCGCGGTGGAATGGCAGACCGTGTGCGCCCTCGTGGAAGCCGGCCTGGGCGTCAGCCTGGCCCCGGCGAGCATCCGGCGGATCCGCCTCAAGGGGGTGGCCTTCCGCGGCGTCGAGCCCGGCGCGCGTACCCGGGTCGCCGTCGGCTGGCGCGAGGACGACCGGAGCCCGCTGGTCGCGAACCTGCTGGCCGTCGTCAGTCAGGCTCCCGAATCAGCCCGCTGA
- the asnB gene encoding asparagine synthase (glutamine-hydrolyzing) has translation MCGISGWVDYGRDLRRERQTLQAMTDTMACRGPDAEGAWLAPHVAFGHRRLAIIDIEGGRQPMTAGAEGEVVAALTYSGEVYNFRELRAELEQRGHRFRTQSDTEVVLEAYLEWGEDFVSRLNGMYAFAIWDARREELLLVRDRMGIKPLYYYPTPNGVLFGSEPKAILANPLAERVIDADGLREILACVKTPEAAVFRGMYEVRPGQVVKLRREGLSKRRYWRLESREHTDDLQTTIRTVRELLDDIVERQLISDVPLCTLLSGGLDSSAVTALAARALAGKGGVRSFSVDFAGYSENFQADDMRDTPDTPYVRDVVRHVGSDHSDIVLDSADLMDPAVRAAVLRARDLPLGIGDMDTSLYLLFKAIRGHSTVALSGESADEVFGGYRWFHDPQAVNSGTFPWLAMQGQTGLSTRGEFLNEELLRKLDIPAYRADSYQRALAEVPQVPGETGLQKRMREISYLHLTRFVQILLDRKDRMSMAVGLEVRVPFCDHRLVEYVFNAPWSMKTFDGHEKSLLRAATADVLPRSVVERRKVPYPSTQDPAYERALRAEVTRVLDGDSAIGCLVDADRVRTMLDQPLGAVSLQGARTSLEGILQMNAWLGAYDVSLAI, from the coding sequence ATGTGTGGAATCAGTGGCTGGGTGGACTACGGACGCGACCTTCGTCGCGAACGGCAGACCCTGCAGGCCATGACGGACACGATGGCGTGCCGGGGGCCCGACGCCGAGGGGGCGTGGCTCGCTCCGCACGTCGCGTTCGGCCACCGGCGGCTGGCCATCATCGACATCGAGGGCGGGCGCCAGCCCATGACCGCCGGAGCCGAGGGCGAGGTCGTGGCCGCGCTCACCTACAGCGGCGAGGTCTACAACTTCAGGGAGCTGCGCGCCGAGCTCGAACAGCGCGGGCACCGGTTCCGGACGCAGAGCGACACCGAGGTCGTCCTGGAGGCGTACCTCGAATGGGGCGAGGACTTCGTCTCCCGCCTCAACGGCATGTACGCCTTCGCCATCTGGGACGCCCGCCGCGAGGAACTGCTGCTCGTGCGCGACCGGATGGGGATCAAGCCCCTGTACTACTACCCCACCCCCAACGGGGTGCTGTTCGGCTCCGAGCCCAAGGCCATCCTGGCCAACCCGCTCGCCGAGCGGGTGATCGACGCCGACGGCCTGCGCGAGATCCTGGCCTGCGTCAAGACGCCCGAGGCCGCCGTCTTCCGCGGCATGTACGAGGTGCGGCCCGGCCAGGTGGTCAAGCTGCGGCGCGAGGGCCTGAGCAAGCGGCGCTACTGGCGGCTGGAGTCCCGTGAGCACACCGACGACCTGCAGACCACGATCCGGACCGTGCGGGAGCTGCTCGACGACATCGTCGAGCGGCAGCTCATCTCCGACGTGCCGCTGTGCACGCTGCTGTCCGGCGGTCTCGACTCCAGTGCGGTCACCGCGCTCGCGGCCCGCGCACTGGCCGGCAAGGGCGGGGTGCGGTCGTTCTCCGTCGACTTCGCCGGCTACAGCGAGAACTTCCAGGCCGACGACATGCGTGACACGCCCGACACGCCGTACGTCAGGGACGTCGTCCGGCACGTCGGCTCCGACCACTCGGACATCGTGCTGGACTCGGCCGACCTCATGGACCCCGCCGTCCGCGCGGCCGTCCTGCGGGCGAGGGACCTCCCGCTCGGCATCGGTGACATGGACACCTCGCTCTACCTGCTCTTCAAGGCGATCAGGGGGCACTCGACGGTGGCCCTGTCGGGAGAGTCCGCGGACGAGGTCTTCGGCGGATACCGGTGGTTCCACGACCCCCAGGCGGTCAACTCCGGCACCTTCCCGTGGCTCGCCATGCAGGGCCAGACGGGCCTGTCCACCAGGGGCGAGTTCCTGAACGAGGAACTGCTGCGCAAGCTCGACATTCCCGCCTACCGCGCCGACAGTTACCAGCGGGCGCTGGCCGAGGTGCCGCAGGTGCCGGGAGAGACCGGGCTGCAGAAGCGGATGCGGGAGATCAGCTACCTGCACCTGACCCGGTTCGTGCAGATCCTGCTCGACCGCAAGGACCGCATGAGCATGGCCGTGGGCCTGGAGGTCCGGGTGCCGTTCTGCGACCACCGCCTGGTCGAGTACGTCTTCAACGCCCCCTGGTCCATGAAGACCTTCGACGGGCACGAGAAGAGCCTGCTGCGTGCGGCGACCGCCGACGTGCTGCCCCGCTCGGTGGTGGAGCGCCGCAAGGTGCCCTACCCCTCGACGCAGGACCCGGCCTACGAGCGCGCGCTGCGTGCCGAGGTCACCCGCGTGCTGGACGGGGACTCCGCCATCGGCTGCCTGGTCGACGCGGACAGGGTGCGGACGATGCTCGACCAGCCCCTGGGCGCGGTCAGCCTCCAGGGCGCCCGGACCTCGCTGGAGGGCATCCTGCAGATGAACGCCTGGCTCGGGGCCTACGACGTCAGCCTCGCGATCTGA
- a CDS encoding exodeoxyribonuclease VII small subunit — protein MAEDKQTPSDKQTPSYEQAREELTEVVRRLETGGLTLEQSIELWERGERLAAICEEWLQGARAKLAAAMAQRQEPQSSGPEEAPF, from the coding sequence GTGGCTGAGGACAAGCAGACCCCGTCGGACAAGCAGACCCCGTCGTACGAGCAGGCGCGCGAGGAGCTGACCGAGGTGGTCCGCCGGCTGGAGACCGGCGGGCTCACGCTGGAGCAGTCGATAGAGCTGTGGGAGCGGGGAGAGCGGCTGGCCGCGATCTGCGAGGAGTGGCTCCAGGGCGCCCGCGCGAAGCTGGCCGCCGCGATGGCGCAGCGCCAGGAGCCCCAGTCCAGCGGCCCGGAGGAAGCACCCTTCTGA
- a CDS encoding DUF4245 domain-containing protein yields the protein MGRFTQGLYGYAFALFVCLAAVGVFLLITPQSRTEHIPRVDFSIDQVNAARTAPYEVVAPNRVPDNWVPNSSSLTQKNGVVTWRLGFATAKRQHAMLAQSDERPSADFVNRMANTDKPGGSRQIDGVTWEERFRQDKNQRTLVRVLPDHAVVVTGSADWDELTALARTLAPQAKPSTAPSAG from the coding sequence GTGGGACGATTCACCCAGGGACTGTACGGTTACGCGTTCGCGCTCTTCGTCTGCCTCGCCGCCGTCGGCGTGTTCCTGCTCATCACGCCGCAGAGCCGCACCGAGCACATCCCCCGGGTGGACTTCTCGATCGACCAGGTCAACGCGGCGCGCACCGCGCCGTACGAGGTCGTCGCCCCGAACCGGGTCCCGGACAACTGGGTGCCCAACAGCTCCTCCCTCACGCAGAAGAACGGCGTCGTGACGTGGCGGCTGGGGTTCGCGACCGCCAAGCGGCAGCACGCCATGCTCGCCCAGAGCGACGAGAGGCCGTCCGCGGACTTCGTCAACCGCATGGCCAACACCGACAAGCCCGGCGGAAGCCGTCAGATCGACGGTGTGACCTGGGAGGAGCGGTTCCGCCAGGACAAGAACCAGCGGACGCTGGTCCGCGTTCTCCCCGACCACGCGGTGGTCGTCACCGGGTCGGCCGACTGGGACGAGCTGACCGCCCTCGCCCGGACCCTCGCCCCCCAGGCCAAACCCTCCACGGCGCCGTCAGCGGGCTGA
- a CDS encoding TetR/AcrR family transcriptional regulator, whose translation MQDRVGEPVQAVLADGEQAEHRPTPPVDQLTGEQLRVQAERTGQHAAQVHPAGPPQPGMGGEQLRAQRAAAAVGHDHGPPPPQLRRARRRALTDAAIELLASAGVHGLTDRAVEKAADVPPGTASNYFRSREALLVAAAERIAELRHASTDQAVKQPASLVDLLTESLFTAATTLRSRYLAIFELRLEAARRPALASALAGLQDTASLVTAGHHDELGLEIPREKIPALIALSGGALFTLVGAPPEHVSRDVVRSMAEVIVHGCMPRT comes from the coding sequence GTGCAGGACCGAGTCGGTGAACCAGTACAGGCGGTCCTCGCCGACGGGGAACAGGCCGAACATCGCCCCACTCCGCCGGTCGACCAGCTGACTGGCGAGCAGCTCCGTGTCCAGGCCGAGCGGACGGGGCAGCATGCCGCGCAGGTCCATCCGGCCGGTCCGCCGCAGCCCGGGATGGGCGGGGAACAGCTGCGCGCGCAGCGTGCTGCCGCTGCCGTCGGCCACGATCATGGCCCACCGCCGCCGCAACTCCGCCGAGCCCGGCGCCGGGCCCTGACCGATGCCGCCATCGAGTTGCTGGCGTCAGCGGGGGTGCACGGCCTGACAGATCGGGCGGTGGAGAAAGCGGCGGACGTGCCGCCGGGAACGGCGTCGAACTACTTCCGCAGCCGGGAAGCGCTGCTGGTGGCCGCCGCGGAGCGCATCGCGGAACTGCGTCACGCGAGCACCGATCAGGCCGTCAAGCAGCCGGCGTCGCTGGTCGACCTGCTGACGGAGTCGTTGTTCACAGCCGCGACCACACTTCGCAGCCGCTACCTGGCGATCTTCGAACTGCGGCTGGAGGCCGCGCGCCGGCCGGCGCTCGCTTCGGCGCTCGCGGGCCTGCAGGACACGGCGTCGCTGGTCACGGCGGGGCACCACGACGAACTCGGCCTCGAGATTCCACGCGAGAAGATCCCCGCCCTGATCGCGCTCTCCGGTGGTGCGCTCTTCACCCTGGTCGGCGCACCACCGGAGCACGTCAGCAGGGACGTCGTGCGCAGCATGGCCGAGGTCATCGTGCACGGCTGCATGCCGCGGACGTGA
- a CDS encoding 4-hydroxy-3-methylbut-2-enyl diphosphate reductase, producing MDVQTSATRRVLVAKPRGYCAGVDRAVQAVERALEQYGAPVYVRKQIVHNTHVVKTLEERGAVFVEETEEVPEGAIVVFSAHGVAPAVHEEAASRRLRTIDATCPLVTKVHNEAKRFAAKDYDILLIGHEGHEEVEGTAGEAPEHIQLVDGLDGVDGVSVRDPEKVVWLSQTTLSVDETTETVARLRTRFPNLIDPPSDDICYATSNRQTAVKRIAADSDLVIVVGSANSSNSKRLVEVAKDYGAAAAHLVDDASFVRDEWLEGVRTVGLTSGASVPEELVQGVLAKLAGHGFTDVEEVESVHESMRFALPHELRKDLRAI from the coding sequence ATGGACGTGCAGACCTCAGCGACCCGCCGTGTCCTGGTCGCCAAGCCCCGCGGTTACTGCGCGGGGGTCGACCGCGCGGTGCAGGCGGTGGAACGGGCGCTGGAGCAGTATGGCGCGCCCGTCTACGTACGCAAGCAGATCGTGCACAACACCCACGTCGTGAAGACGCTGGAGGAGCGCGGCGCCGTCTTCGTGGAGGAGACCGAAGAGGTCCCCGAGGGCGCCATCGTCGTCTTCTCCGCCCACGGCGTCGCGCCGGCCGTGCACGAGGAGGCCGCGAGCCGCCGTCTGCGCACCATCGACGCGACGTGCCCGCTGGTGACCAAGGTGCACAACGAGGCCAAGAGGTTCGCGGCCAAGGACTACGACATCCTGCTCATCGGGCACGAGGGGCACGAAGAGGTCGAGGGCACCGCGGGCGAGGCGCCGGAGCACATCCAGCTCGTGGACGGCCTCGACGGCGTCGACGGAGTGTCCGTACGCGACCCGGAGAAGGTGGTCTGGCTCTCCCAGACGACCCTGTCGGTGGACGAGACCACCGAGACGGTCGCGCGGCTGCGGACGCGGTTCCCGAACCTCATCGACCCGCCGAGCGACGACATCTGCTACGCCACCTCCAACCGGCAGACGGCCGTCAAGCGGATCGCCGCCGATTCCGACCTGGTCATCGTCGTCGGCTCGGCCAACTCCTCCAACTCCAAGCGGCTGGTCGAGGTCGCCAAGGACTACGGCGCCGCCGCCGCCCACCTCGTCGACGACGCCTCGTTCGTACGGGACGAGTGGCTGGAGGGCGTGCGCACGGTCGGCCTGACGAGCGGCGCCTCCGTCCCGGAGGAACTGGTGCAGGGCGTGCTCGCCAAGCTGGCCGGCCACGGCTTCACCGACGTCGAGGAGGTCGAGTCGGTGCACGAGAGCATGCGTTTCGCCCTGCCGCACGAGCTCCGCAAGGACCTCCGCGCGATCTGA